The DNA segment ACGGCACGATGCTGCTCCTCGAGACGCGGAAGTTTCTCGGAGACGGGCGACAGGAGATACGGGCGCTCTTGTTCGACACCAACGGGCGGAAGGTCTGGGAGCGTGTCGGCGGCCGGAGATTCTGGGCGGGGCCCCGGACGCTGGCCGTCGTCGAGCCGCCGCACCTGATGCTCGAATCGGTCGGCGAGCCAGCCGCTCGCGTGGAGGCCTTCTGACGGGATCACCCGCCGGTCTTGGCCTGGTCGGCGACCGCCTTGGCCTTCCTGCGGACCTCTTCCTCGTCCGCCAGGTAGAAGTGGCGGACCGGCCGCAGGGCCTCGTCGAGTTCGTAGACGAGCGGGATCCCGGTCGGGATGTTCAGCTTCGGGATCTCGTCGTCCGGAATCGCATCGAGGTGCTTGACGAGGGCGCGCAGGCTGTTGCCGTGCGCCGAGATCAGCACGCGGCGGCCGGCGAGGATGTCGGGGGCGATCCGATCCTGCCAGTAGGGGAGGAAGCGCGCGACGACATCCTTGAGGCACTCGGTCGCCGGCAGCACCTCGCGAGGCAGGTTCGCGTAGCGCGGATCGTTCGCGGGGTGCCGCTCGTCGTTCGGGTCGAGCGGCGGCGGCGGGACGTCGTAGCTGCGGCGCCAGATGAACGTCTGCTCCTCGCCGTGCCGCTGCGCCGTCTCCTTCTTGTTGAGACCCTGCAGCGCGCCGTAGTGCCGCTCGTTCAGCCGCCACGACCGCGGGCAGTCGATGTGCAGCAGGTCGAGCTCCTCGAGGACGATGTTCAGCGTTTGAATGGCTCGCTTCAGCCGGCTCGTGTGGGCGACGTCGAACGTGTAGCCGGCCTCGCGCAGCCGCCGGCCGG comes from the Acidobacteriota bacterium genome and includes:
- a CDS encoding 2,3-diphosphoglycerate-dependent phosphoglycerate mutase, which encodes MATYRVVLLRHGESTWNKENRFTGWTDVPLSELGIEEAHDAGRRLREAGYTFDVAHTSRLKRAIQTLNIVLEELDLLHIDCPRSWRLNERHYGALQGLNKKETAQRHGEEQTFIWRRSYDVPPPPLDPNDERHPANDPRYANLPREVLPATECLKDVVARFLPYWQDRIAPDILAGRRVLISAHGNSLRALVKHLDAIPDDEIPKLNIPTGIPLVYELDEALRPVRHFYLADEEEVRRKAKAVADQAKTGG